TTCCATTATGCTATAGAACTTGAAACAAATAATATCCATAATTCTAAATTGTTATGATTTAGTTGCATTCCTGACAAAACTaagcttttcttttcttccttcaGTTTTTGATTTTgccacatatatgtatatatatgttcacaTACATCTATTACTAAACTGCTTGTATTCTAGTTGAAGTATACAACAAACTTTCTGACCCCTTTGTGCTTCTGCTCTTTAACAGGTTGTCACTCCAATTGCACCCCTTAGTCAACAGGTATGTCTTTAATCTTTCACTTATACATGTATTTGAAGTACTTTTGATccgttttagacttttagtacAATGTGAAAACGCCCAAAACATCTAAATTTTGCAGACTGTACTTAAAATTAGTACTTTAAAGTTTCAGACGCACAATGCTCACTCTAAATGCTTACTCTATACTGTTCTTGCCATTCACAATACAAAACCAGCTCAATCTCGTATTGGACAAAATTAGTTTGTtgtaaaatgaaaaacttaacTGAAATATAAGGAAACAAGCCATCATTGTTATGTGGTGGATATCAAGttctttgtcttttttttttggatttacctGCATAAACTACAGTGTCTTTAACTACCCTCCCAGTTTCATTTTGCCAACAACTTTTATGCATTTGAACAAGTGTTGCGTTACCATATGATTCAAGCTGGAATAATTACCCTTGGGAAACTAATTTGAAGGAATGGCATATTTTATCTTGGATCCAAGTTGTAGccatcaataaattacatttcttgGAGGCCTGTTGAACTTTtatggtattattattatttttgaaccTATTAGCCTTTTTGATGTTCATGATCTTCAACACTGATTTCACTCAAATTTTCTCAAAACTTCCAAATCTCAGcaatatacaatattttaagAGAGACATTTGGTGCTCCAGTTAAATTTTGGGATTAGGTTTTTAACCTTCCATGCTTTTGGCCCAATTTTTCCTTCTAGGCAATGATTTAGAATGAGGGTCTCATTTTGCAAGGGGCAACAACATGTTACATAGCGAAATGATCAATTAAATTATTGGAATTCATCTTTTGGGTACGTGTAACATCGTTCTTATAATAGTCGTGTTCTGCCGTATCTGTTTTAAACTGGCATTTATGTCCAGTTTTTGTCTTGTTGAGAAGCTGGCATGTTATGAAAAGAAAACTACCTTTGATGATATGTATGCATCTTGTACCATCAATTTCAAAATATGATGACAAGATTAAACTTTTGCTGTTCCCCATTCAGTGAAGAGTATAAAAAAGATCACCAAACAAAGTTTCTCTAGGCACCATTGTTCGTAACTGATTGTCCTAATGCAAAGTACGTCCAAAATCTAAGAGATGTGCAATAAGTCAAAATGATCCTTCTAAACACCATCATATAATGGCTTAAATTTTTCTATCCAAAGGAGATAGCAAAATGTCCATTCTGTGTCCCTTTCACAATATCAACAAAGAAATGAAAATCAGCCCCCTCTAGGCTTTTGATTTCTGTATTTCCTTCTTGAGTCTCACACTCTCACTGACAAACTGTGACACAAAACCTttgatgtttttctttgattgcaCCTAATATTATCATAAGTTCTATGAATACTAGCCGCTTACATGGTTGGACATTTACACACTAAATAGATGAATATTAACCATATACAAGACACATAAATTTCCAAAAAGTGACTCTTAATAAAATGAACATAATGCTTACTCtattaacataatatttatattgcGTACAAATTTGCCTTGTAATTCATCTTTAATAATCAGTTGACATGGATACAATTGTTATATGCAGGCTGGATACTTTTGCTCTGTTTGTGAATGCGTAGTGAAGGATTCTGCTAACTATTTGGACCATATCAATGGAAAGAAGCGTAAGTATTTACTCACTTGTAACATTCTCAGTTATCTTTTGCATTGCTAACTatgattttttgtttattatattgttGTCTGCCACAGATCAAAGAGCCTTGGGAATGTCTATGAGGGTAGAGAGGGCATCTCTTGAACAGGTACGGATCCGtaaattattttagttaaagtTAGCTGGTTTTGTAAGTGGTTTTTAGGAACATATGGACAAATAGTTCATGAGAATATGTGTAGTTAAATGAAGCAGGAATAAACGTCTGTTATTTAAGTTGCATGTTTTCCTTGAGAAAAAAGATTTTCTCTGGTTAAGGGACACTTTTAATCTTCTTAAAGGAACTCAAATATACTTGCGCTTGTTGATTTTTGGTGCTTACTTCaaaccttaaatttttttttacagtgAGAGATGTTAACTGCATGAACAACTAGATTATCGGACATTTAAAAGTTCAAATCATGAACAATTTAAACTTGAGATAAatgcagaaaatagaaatgaactttGATCGAATTCAAATAATTAGCAGTGTCCTAtaaatgttttactttttagaaaccAACTAGCAATAATTTACCTGGAAACCCAAAATATTATTCCCAAATCACCATATACATCCCAgatacaaactttttaaaaatcaaaagcaaCTATGAAGTTAAAGGCTTCCCAATCCTATTACAAAACCCAACCAGGATACTAAGTTTTCATGCTTGAGGCTAGATGACTGGATTTATAGATATGGATATAGATGGCGGTAGCTAGATCCggttatatagatatagatctggATGTAGATATTGACCCAGATTTTAGCCGGAAAACCCACCGCCATTCACACTACCACCGCACAAAAAACAATCTCATGGATGATGTAACCGAATGACAGATATCATGGGTAATTTAACTTAACTCGAAGGAAAGCACATAGTGGTGATGTAAATCGAAGaatgaatgatgatgatgatctaatCGAGAGGTGGGGGCCAGTGATGAGATGGTGCCTGTTGGTGAAGGATGGGTGAGTATATATATTGAGGGTATATATGAGAGTGTGTttatagatattaaaaaattCAGGTAGGGAGTTGGGACAATTTTTGTAATGTATACAACACAGGGATGTTAAGTTACGTTGTTCCCCAATTTCATTTCTGTATGTTGTGAAATCAATGGGTCATTCACATCAATAATTGTAGGTGTATCGTAGGATTTCTCAACGAAGTGACATTTATTATAGTAAAAGAGGtgatatatgtttgtaaaagtggttttataattatattatgtaacatatgtatgtatgtatagatttaGGAATGATAATATATTTAGCTAGGGCCTAGGgttggagatgatgatgatgatagatagatagatagatagataaaaaCTTAAGTTGAAAAAACAACAAACCATATGGTTCATTTTGCATTTAACTTATTGAAATGAAAACACTAATATGACCTGTAGAATTGGTTTCCAGGTAAAGAGGGTGTTTGAGATTGCGttataaaatgattatttgattattacgtttataaaacgcaaataatataaaaaaatgtttgtatgaaaaagtgattattgacTATGAAAGCGCAGTTTTCGAGAAGCATCTACCAGCattctttttcaaaacgcataatctattttgaaaaagcagattttgttttgtaaacgCAATACCAAACATACTCAAAGTGTTGCTAATTTTGACAATAATTGAAAGTTGATTTCTAAAATGTATAACGTTTATATGACATTGCTAATTACGTGAATTCGATCAAAGTTCATTTCtcttttctgcagttatccctttAAACTTTAGGAATCTCTTTCTTGGTGCACACCTCATGTTTTAAATCCTTGCTTCTTTATGTGGTACAGGTTCAACAGCGATTTGAAAACCTCAAGAAACGGAAAGACCCAGTAACATTTACTGAGCAAGGTACAAGCAGTTAGATTGTGATTTATATCCTAGCGTTCTTTTTGCTGCCAAGTTGAAtctcccattttttttttatctagttGCAAACTTGCAATTCTGACCCATTTGCTTTTAAAAGGGTCATtcatttgattattttttttttctaccaggtcaaatgggtaaaacaaaaaaagaaatagtttgaaaggaaaTTGTGTTAAAAGTCATCcaagtgtatttttaatgcatgATATCTcctaaaaatgattttactaaAACATCCCACGCTTCAATAAATTAGGTCAATGTTttcattcatattattataCACACCAATAACATATGAAAAATTACATTCTTTTTGCAAAAAGTGTTCCTCATCAGCCCGACCTGTACAAAACTACCCATTTGGCCCAAACAGGTCTTGACGTGCCTGAACTCCAAATGTCCTGCCTCCAAATTTTCGTTACTTCCTTTCCTTTAGTTTGCTAAACTTAATACCCTCTGTGTTGCATATGTTATTATAGATCTTGATGACCGAATCTTAAAGCAACAGCAAGAGGAGGAGGAAAGGAAGCGTCAAAAGCGTgaaaggaaaaaggaaaaaaaggtcAGTGTCACCACTATGGGAGATCTTGACGTTTATTTTTTGTAGGTCATGAAATATAATGCAGTATATGGCATAGCCAGTAGagggttttttgttttcaagtGCTCGTATGATATCATTATTAAGTCCGGTCGCTGATGTGAATGTTTTTGTCTAACAGAAAGAGAAGGTGTTAGAGGAGGAAATCGAGGTAGACCCTGATGTTGCAGCTATGATGGGATTTGGAGGTTTTGGTACatccaaaaagtaaaatatatctagAGAAGCATCACTTTTTTCCTTTCTTAATATCGAGATGTAGAGTACTGCTACAGGAAGTTGTTTTGTAAGTTTTACATTGTACGCATCGGAAGCTATTGATTTTTTTAGTATATCAGGAAAATTGGGGTTTCGCTAGTTTGAAAATGGGTCAGTTATATGCAGCAGCTTAgtcttctctctttttttttttttttttttttttgtagtttttaactataaattattcGCGACTGTTTGAAGTTTTAATCAAATCCGTATAAAACAAAATCCGTATTAGAGACTCTCTCGACAAGTAGATCCATTTTAAACAGGAAAACCCCCCAAGACAACTTACACCAATCCTAAATATCAGGTAAAACTTCTCCTTGACCCACCTCATCCCAAGTTAGATCAGTAACCAACCCCACCTTAGTTTGTTGCAACAGCTTAGTTAATTTCAAATGACAATTTTCTCTTTGGCGGGGGATACCTCATACCTGTGTCGAGCCTCGACACATGTAATCCAATCAGCAATATTACCAACATTTTGTGTAATGTTCCAAAAACTGTCGATGTATGTTGTTCATGATGAGTATTTTCAGGTAATTTTTCTAAATGGATGTGTTAACGGTTGGACACAGTTAGATTATTAATACTCAAGCTGCATCTATCCAGTTAGATTAACTATCAAGCatactaaataaatatatccatatctccatatatatatatatatatatatatcgatatataAAGCTTgttacatacacatacacataaaaCTATTAACCTTCCAACACAACCTATGTATTACAAACTTTATTAACTCATACAACAGGCATACACACGAACTATCCAGTCCCAGTAACGCCGGGGTCCGGCTTATCACGACGACCTTGTTGTTGGGCTTCAATCGTTTCCGAAACCGCATCACCGAAAACTGGACCGCCACGGCCAGCACAATCTTCAACTTTATCTTGTATTTTGTCTATTTGAATCTTACCTTCATCTTCTTTCGAGTGAAGATCCATTCGACTTTGGTTTTCACCTCCTTGTACGGAATGGTATGTCGTTGCTGTTGTGCTTCCTGGTGGCAACGAACCTTGAGCTCCCGACATGTTTTAGATAACCTttaatttctaattttgtttttgGTGTTTTTTGGTTATTATGTTGGTACATATGTTTATATAGAAATGGATTTTCATTAGATAAactttggtttttata
The sequence above is drawn from the Erigeron canadensis isolate Cc75 chromosome 4, C_canadensis_v1, whole genome shotgun sequence genome and encodes:
- the LOC122596603 gene encoding zinc finger matrin-type protein 2; this translates as MDPPKNTAGVDNTFRRKFDKEEYLQRAREREEKEKELESRSKSKSKGPPVQRKPLKHRDYEVDLDSRLGKTQVVTPIAPLSQQAGYFCSVCECVVKDSANYLDHINGKKHQRALGMSMRVERASLEQVQQRFENLKKRKDPVTFTEQDLDDRILKQQQEEEERKRQKRERKKEKKKEKVLEEEIEVDPDVAAMMGFGGFGTSKK
- the LOC122594847 gene encoding uncharacterized protein LOC122594847, with the protein product MSGAQGSLPPGSTTATTYHSVQGGENQSRMDLHSKEDEGKIQIDKIQDKVEDCAGRGGPVFGDAVSETIEAQQQGRRDKPDPGVTGTG